DNA from Pseudomonas putida:
CCACTACCTGCTGGGGTATCCGGCGCCGTACCCACTGCTGAGCGCACCGGTGTTGCTGGGTACCTTGGGTGGACTTGGCTTGATCGTCGGGCCAACTGGGCTGCTGGCGCTGAATTTGCGCAGGGCGCCGGAGCAGGGCGATGTTGCCCAGCGGCCCATGGACCGGGCGTTCATCCTGCTGCTCTTGCTGGTCAGCGCCACGGGTCTTGCACTGCTGGGTCTGCGCGACACCGCTGCGATGGCGATCCTGCTGGCGATCCATTTGGGCACGGTCATGGCGCTGTTCATCACGCTGCCCTACGGCAAGTTCGCCCATGGCCTGTTCCGCAGCGCGGCACTGCTCAAGTTCGCGATCGAAAAGCGCCGGCCCAATGACCTGGGGCTGGGAGGAGAGTGAACCATGAATGCAGCGGGTCTCTCCCCTGTACCGTCTTGCGCGTATCGCTCATCGGTTGGGCCATTTGTCCAACAGGATCGACACGAACTTCTCCGCCGCCGGCGACAGCGACGCCCCTCGGCGATAGACCAACCCCAAGGTGCGAGTCACCTGAGGCTCGATCAGTGGCACGCTGACCAATGTCGGATGGTCCGCGCTGGGCATGGCCAGGCTGGGCATGGCCGACACGCCGAGCCCAGCTTCGACCATGCCCAGCGAGGTGGACAGGTGCTGGACCTCATAGAACCACTTGGGCCGCAGGTTGAGCCCGGACAATGCGTGGTCCAACAGCATCCGGTTGCCGCTCAGGCGGCCTACGCCGATCAGGCGGTAGTCGGCCAGTTCTGTCCAGGTGACGGCATCGCGGTTCGCCAGCTTGTGGTCCCGGCGGCAGGCCAGGACGAATTGCTCCTGCACCAGGGATACGAACTCGATGTCGGGGTGCTGGCCGCTCATCATGTTGATGCCGAAATCGGCCTCGCCCCGCAACACGGCTTCGAGCCCATCGTTGGCGCTGAGGTCCAGCAGGCGAATACGGATCTTCGGGTACTGCTCGTTGTAGTCACGGATCACCGACGGCAGGAAATAGAACGCTGCGGTCGGGATGCAGGCGAGGGTGACCTGGCCGGTCTGTCGTTCGGCGAGTTCTCGAATGCTCAGGATCGAATCCTCGAAGTCATCCAGCAGGCGCCTGGCCTTGGGCAGAAAATCCCTCCCGACGCTGGTGAGGCTGACGCGGCGGGTCGTGCGCTCCAGCAGGGAAGTGCCCAACCCTTCCTCAAGCTTTTTTATCCGCCGGCTCAGGGCAGGCTGCGACAGGTGCAACGCTTCTGCCGCCTCATGGAAACTGCCTAGTTCGGCGATTTTCACGAAAGATCGTATGTCTTGGAGTTCGTATTCCATCTCGAATCGCTCTTTGGCCCAGGCTATGTATTGATTCATCAATCGCAATAATACCTACGATATTTGCATTGGATTGATTTATCTATCCCTGTCAATCTTGTGTCCACAACATCAATGATGTCCATTGATCAACAAGAGTGCGAAATCATGCAACGAATTCCTTGCGTACTCATGCGCGGCGGCACCTCCAAGGGGCCTTTTTTCCACGCATGGGATTTGCCTGCCAATGTGGTCGAACGCGACGAATTGCTGATCAACCTGATGGGTTCCGGGCATGAACTGGAAATCGACGGTATCGGTGGTGGTAGCCCACAAACCAGCAAGGTGGCAATCGTCAGCCCCTCGTTGCATGCCGACGCCGACGTCGACTACCTTTTCGTCCAGGTCATGGTCGCCCAGCGCCGGGTCGATACAGCGCCCAACTGCGGCAACATGTTGTGCGCCGTTGGCCCATTCGCCATCGAGCAGGGGCTGGTCAAGGCCCAGGATGGCAAGACCCTGGTGCGTATCCGTAATTTGAACACCAACACCTTCGTCAATTCGCTGGTGGAAACACCAGGTGGCATTGTGCGTTACGAAGGCCGCACGGCGATCGACGGCGTACCTGGCACCGCTGCTCCGGTGCACCTGACCTTCCTCGAC
Protein-coding regions in this window:
- a CDS encoding LysR family transcriptional regulator produces the protein MEYELQDIRSFVKIAELGSFHEAAEALHLSQPALSRRIKKLEEGLGTSLLERTTRRVSLTSVGRDFLPKARRLLDDFEDSILSIRELAERQTGQVTLACIPTAAFYFLPSVIRDYNEQYPKIRIRLLDLSANDGLEAVLRGEADFGINMMSGQHPDIEFVSLVQEQFVLACRRDHKLANRDAVTWTELADYRLIGVGRLSGNRMLLDHALSGLNLRPKWFYEVQHLSTSLGMVEAGLGVSAMPSLAMPSADHPTLVSVPLIEPQVTRTLGLVYRRGASLSPAAEKFVSILLDKWPNR